The following proteins come from a genomic window of Corallococcus sp. NCRR:
- a CDS encoding DUF2252 family protein, with the protein MFLDYADACGATLARAHARTGDATLIAGYLGSNNHFDEAVTEFAWAYSDQVDSAYGHFIDAQAKALEGLTH; encoded by the coding sequence GTGTTCCTGGACTACGCGGACGCCTGTGGCGCGACGCTGGCCCGCGCCCACGCGCGCACCGGCGACGCCACGCTCATCGCCGGATACCTGGGCAGCAATAACCACTTCGATGAGGCCGTCACCGAGTTCGCCTGGGCCTATTCAGACCAGGTGGACTCGGCCTACGGGCACTTCATCGACGCGCAGGCGAAGGCCCTGGAGGGCCTGACGCACTGA
- a CDS encoding FG-GAP-like repeat-containing protein, whose protein sequence is MSHRHFKRLLLSRPFHQALLSLGLLGFCVPALAADTGSVSFKAVGDFKTGEGPRHLAITDLDKDGTPDILTANTKDRSLSILMNGASSEAVTVPLRAALGAPTGIAAGTDFDLDGHADIAVVGKGALAIYPGDGKGGVKADAPLVNLFNPNTNLRELVIVELDEQYTPDLASLGHRGGDGVMTVLPLENGETRMLIPTGGSPVGLAGREITGDGHDDIVTVDEDGTVTLLSGKGNGSYYTPFKKYPTHAAARRVALGDVTGDGKADAVVAGRNFVSVLKGDGNGNFEGAKNFTTSVDAKSLALADFDGDGLLDVVVAPDSAMAAAVFVNKGDGSFGEAVLLDTQGTISALAAADLDGDGKADLVVAREAANLVTVFHNTTDASEPEPEADASVQLVSRRVLTLINPYMLYEVRVTNNGPAKLESVTATAALPSGLSATAGDCTKGSGDITCAFSDIAPGETRSRFFHVPLRQYSSNKYYTVTASLSESTPEDPNPLNDEASRRCIFYLGQLVHYCD, encoded by the coding sequence ATGTCACACCGTCATTTCAAGCGTCTGCTGCTCTCCCGCCCGTTCCATCAGGCCCTGCTGTCACTGGGGCTGCTGGGCTTCTGCGTGCCCGCGCTCGCCGCGGACACGGGCTCCGTCAGCTTCAAGGCCGTTGGCGACTTCAAGACCGGCGAGGGTCCCCGCCATCTGGCCATCACCGACCTCGACAAGGACGGCACCCCGGACATCCTCACCGCCAACACGAAGGACCGCTCCCTCTCCATCCTCATGAACGGAGCGAGCTCCGAAGCGGTGACCGTCCCCCTGCGTGCCGCGCTCGGAGCCCCCACCGGCATCGCGGCCGGGACCGACTTCGACCTGGATGGGCACGCGGACATCGCCGTCGTGGGCAAGGGCGCCCTCGCCATCTATCCCGGCGATGGCAAGGGGGGCGTCAAGGCGGACGCGCCGCTCGTCAACCTCTTCAATCCCAATACCAACCTGCGCGAGCTGGTCATCGTGGAGCTGGATGAGCAGTACACCCCGGACCTCGCCAGCCTGGGGCACCGGGGCGGCGACGGCGTCATGACCGTGCTCCCCCTGGAGAACGGCGAGACCCGGATGCTCATCCCGACGGGCGGCTCGCCGGTGGGCCTCGCGGGGCGCGAAATCACCGGCGACGGCCATGATGACATCGTCACCGTCGACGAGGACGGCACCGTCACCCTGCTGTCCGGCAAGGGCAACGGCTCCTACTACACGCCCTTCAAGAAGTACCCCACGCACGCAGCCGCCCGCCGCGTCGCCCTGGGCGACGTCACCGGTGACGGCAAGGCGGATGCCGTGGTCGCGGGCAGGAACTTCGTGTCCGTCCTCAAGGGCGACGGCAACGGCAACTTCGAAGGCGCCAAGAACTTCACGACCTCCGTCGACGCGAAGTCCCTCGCGCTCGCGGACTTCGACGGGGACGGCCTGCTCGACGTGGTCGTCGCGCCAGACAGCGCGATGGCCGCCGCCGTCTTCGTCAACAAGGGCGATGGCTCCTTCGGCGAGGCCGTCCTCCTCGACACCCAGGGCACGATCTCCGCGCTCGCGGCCGCGGACCTCGACGGGGACGGGAAGGCGGACCTCGTCGTGGCACGGGAGGCGGCGAACCTCGTCACCGTGTTCCACAACACGACCGACGCGTCGGAGCCCGAGCCCGAAGCGGACGCCTCCGTGCAGCTCGTCTCCCGGCGCGTCCTGACCCTGATCAATCCCTACATGCTCTACGAGGTCCGCGTGACCAACAACGGCCCCGCGAAGCTCGAGTCCGTCACCGCCACCGCGGCGCTGCCCTCCGGGTTGTCCGCGACGGCAGGGGACTGCACGAAGGGCTCCGGGGACATCACCTGCGCGTTCAGCGACATCGCGCCGGGGGAGACGCGGAGCCGGTTCTTCCACGTCCCCCTGAGGCAGTACTCCTCCAACAAGTACTACACCGTCACCGCGTCGCTGTCGGAGAGCACGCCGGAGGACCCCAACCCCCTCAATGACGAGGCCTCGCGGCGCTGCATCTTCTACCTCGGCCAGCTGGTCCATTATTGCGACTAA
- a CDS encoding DUF2252 domain-containing protein, which translates to MDAEGTSELGAAKVPLVSNQKQQRTRRTPRKLKPSRLQAVDFRSVEERMDAGRAFRKRCPRSSHARWKPFRGRDPIAQLKESDATRLPWLVPVRHERMSESPFAFLRGTPFVMARDLAHTPHSGLRSQICGDAHLANFGLFGTPERNLIFDLNDFDETLPGPFEWDVKRLAASFVVAAKQNGLGARCGKKAARKAVESYRLTMRELTTRSLLEVWSLHVDAKELKHSDSDDTAKLAAEAVEKAKRHTSAHAVEKLTVERNGQRHLAYQPPLLFPLSAVKMDVSPAELERRIKRLTVGYLESLDGAVRDLCLRYQRREWGFKVVGVGSVGLQAYVVLCEGNGGEDPLVLQLKEAKASVLEPYLGPSEFHSAGERVVVGQRRMQAFSDLFLGWTEVEGMGAFYVRQLRDMKGSLDAEKMDAPVFLDYADACGATLARAHARTGDAALIAGYLGSNDHFDEAVTEFACAYSDQVDSDYGHFIDAQAKALEALTH; encoded by the coding sequence ATGGATGCGGAAGGTACTTCCGAGCTGGGAGCCGCGAAGGTTCCCCTCGTATCCAACCAGAAACAGCAGCGCACGCGGCGCACGCCCCGGAAGCTGAAGCCCTCACGGCTGCAGGCCGTGGACTTCCGCTCCGTGGAGGAGCGCATGGACGCGGGCCGCGCCTTTCGCAAGCGCTGTCCCCGGAGCAGCCACGCCAGGTGGAAGCCCTTCCGGGGGCGCGACCCGATCGCGCAGCTCAAGGAGTCCGACGCCACGCGGCTGCCGTGGCTGGTGCCCGTGCGCCATGAGCGCATGTCGGAGTCCCCGTTCGCCTTCCTGCGCGGCACGCCCTTCGTCATGGCGCGCGACCTGGCCCACACGCCGCACAGCGGCCTGCGCAGTCAGATTTGCGGCGACGCGCACCTGGCCAACTTCGGCCTCTTCGGCACGCCCGAGCGCAACCTCATCTTCGACCTCAACGACTTCGACGAGACGCTGCCCGGCCCCTTCGAGTGGGACGTGAAGCGCCTGGCCGCGAGCTTCGTCGTGGCCGCGAAGCAGAACGGCCTGGGCGCCCGCTGCGGCAAGAAGGCCGCGCGCAAGGCCGTGGAGTCCTACCGGCTCACGATGCGTGAGCTGACGACCCGGAGCCTGCTGGAGGTCTGGTCGCTCCACGTGGACGCGAAGGAGCTGAAGCACTCCGACTCCGACGACACCGCGAAGCTCGCCGCCGAGGCGGTGGAGAAGGCGAAGCGCCACACCAGCGCGCACGCGGTGGAGAAGCTCACCGTGGAGCGCAACGGCCAGCGGCACCTGGCCTACCAGCCGCCGCTGTTGTTCCCGCTCAGCGCGGTGAAGATGGACGTGTCGCCCGCGGAGCTGGAGCGGCGCATCAAGCGGCTCACCGTGGGCTACCTGGAGTCGCTGGACGGCGCGGTGAGGGACTTGTGCCTGCGCTACCAGCGCAGGGAGTGGGGCTTCAAGGTCGTGGGCGTGGGCAGCGTGGGGCTGCAGGCCTACGTCGTGCTGTGTGAAGGCAACGGCGGAGAGGACCCGTTGGTGTTGCAGCTCAAGGAGGCGAAGGCCTCCGTGCTGGAGCCCTACCTGGGCCCCAGCGAGTTCCACAGCGCGGGCGAGCGCGTGGTGGTGGGCCAGCGGCGCATGCAGGCCTTCTCCGACCTGTTCCTCGGCTGGACGGAGGTGGAGGGCATGGGCGCCTTCTACGTGCGCCAGCTGCGCGACATGAAGGGCTCGCTGGACGCGGAGAAGATGGATGCGCCGGTGTTCCTGGACTACGCGGACGCCTGTGGCGCGACGCTGGCCCGCGCCCACGCGCGCACCGGCGACGCCGCGCTCATCGCCGGCTATCTGGGCAGCAATGACCACTTCGACGAGGCCGTCACCGAGTTCGCCTGCGCCTATTCAGACCAGGTGGACTCGGACTACGGGCACTTCATCGACGCGCAGGCGAAGGCCCTGGAGGCGCTGACGCACTGA
- a CDS encoding alpha/beta fold hydrolase encodes MTLVLTAPERSHHLERKHGRRVGWTEWGAPDGVPVLFCSGAATSSSLGFGAEAVRELGVRLLCVDRAGLGLSQPDPLKDFSRWTADVAAVLEATGLSRPAVVGFSQGAPFAVALAGAGRVSAMALVAGQDELAHPTTRALLPPEVAGMVAAIEADRAGFEAGFAARADADGMWALVDGMSGPEDRARYREPAFASAYRQALREGFAQGASGYARDLTLAMGRWPVPPEAITVSVRLWYGGRDTSPVHSPDGGALLATRFPRAVRHFLPDEGGSLLWTRARDILRDLLAAA; translated from the coding sequence ATGACGCTTGTCCTGACGGCACCGGAGCGCAGTCATCACCTGGAGCGTAAGCACGGACGACGCGTGGGGTGGACGGAGTGGGGTGCGCCCGACGGTGTGCCGGTCCTCTTCTGCTCCGGCGCGGCGACGAGCAGTTCGCTGGGCTTTGGCGCGGAGGCGGTGCGCGAGCTGGGCGTGCGGCTGCTCTGCGTGGACCGGGCGGGGCTGGGCCTCTCCCAGCCGGACCCGCTCAAGGACTTCTCCCGCTGGACGGCGGACGTCGCGGCGGTGCTGGAGGCCACGGGCCTGTCGCGGCCCGCCGTGGTGGGCTTCTCCCAGGGCGCTCCGTTCGCGGTGGCCCTTGCGGGCGCCGGACGGGTGTCCGCGATGGCGCTCGTCGCGGGCCAGGACGAGCTCGCCCACCCCACGACCCGGGCCCTGCTCCCTCCGGAGGTCGCGGGCATGGTCGCCGCCATCGAGGCGGACCGCGCGGGCTTCGAGGCCGGCTTCGCGGCGCGCGCGGACGCGGACGGCATGTGGGCGCTCGTCGACGGCATGAGCGGCCCGGAGGACCGCGCCCGCTACCGCGAGCCCGCCTTCGCGTCCGCGTATCGCCAGGCGCTGCGCGAGGGCTTCGCGCAAGGCGCCAGCGGCTACGCGCGCGACCTCACCCTGGCCATGGGCCGGTGGCCCGTCCCACCCGAAGCCATCACCGTGTCCGTGCGGCTCTGGTACGGCGGGCGAGACACCAGCCCGGTGCACTCGCCGGATGGAGGCGCGCTGCTCGCCACGCGCTTTCCCCGCGCGGTCCGCCACTTCCTGCCGGACGAGGGCGGCTCACTGCTGTGGACGCGCGCACGGGACATCCTCCGGGACCTGCTGGCCGCGGCCTGA
- a CDS encoding cytochrome P450 — MHAAPSDSAVLPPPLPAGLPWVGQGLEYRKDPLGFFLRYADRGAVVRTRFVGTSIYLLNTSEAIEHVLVKNFRNYPKDAFQRRALEAVVGHGLFTSHGDFWMRRRRMMQPAFHKNLLAAHGSVAVKAANTWMASRREGASFDAYPEMMALTLDVVAETLFGADLSAQARELGRAMEAVMLHAQHLFDTPIPLPAWVPTPGQRRFRAGLGALHAVVDDVVERRRKQGGSGDDLLGLMLEAQAGDGEPLTDAQLRDECLTLMIAGHETTAAALALSLWLLARHPEAQATLRRELATVLGGREPTVADLPSLPYCEQVVKESLRLYPPAWGMSRVAEADDRMDGVQVPAGTVVAWSQWALHRNASHFPEPEAFRPERWADGLERRIPRFAYCPFGGGPRLCIGAGSALMVIRLVLATVLQRFQFEAAPGPAPEVLPAITLRPKGGIPLTPRESAGRHARCFPGLRP; from the coding sequence ATGCACGCTGCCCCTTCCGACTCCGCGGTCCTTCCACCCCCGCTTCCCGCGGGGCTGCCGTGGGTGGGCCAGGGGCTGGAGTACCGGAAGGATCCGCTGGGTTTCTTCCTGCGCTACGCGGACCGGGGCGCGGTGGTGCGGACCCGCTTCGTGGGGACGTCCATCTACCTGCTCAACACGTCCGAGGCCATCGAGCACGTGTTGGTGAAGAACTTCCGCAACTACCCGAAGGACGCCTTCCAGCGGCGCGCGTTGGAGGCGGTGGTGGGCCACGGCCTGTTCACCAGCCACGGCGACTTCTGGATGCGGCGGCGGCGGATGATGCAGCCGGCCTTCCACAAGAACCTGCTGGCCGCGCACGGGAGCGTGGCGGTGAAGGCCGCGAACACCTGGATGGCGTCACGGCGGGAGGGCGCGTCCTTCGACGCGTACCCGGAGATGATGGCGCTGACGTTGGACGTGGTGGCGGAGACGCTCTTCGGCGCGGACCTCTCCGCGCAGGCGCGGGAGCTGGGACGGGCGATGGAGGCGGTGATGCTGCACGCCCAGCACCTCTTCGACACGCCCATCCCGCTGCCCGCCTGGGTGCCCACGCCGGGCCAGCGGCGGTTCAGGGCCGGCCTCGGCGCCCTGCACGCCGTCGTGGACGACGTGGTGGAGCGCCGGAGGAAGCAGGGAGGTTCCGGAGACGACCTGCTGGGCCTGATGCTGGAGGCACAGGCCGGGGACGGCGAGCCCCTGACGGACGCGCAGCTGCGCGACGAATGTCTGACATTGATGATCGCCGGGCATGAGACGACCGCCGCCGCGCTGGCGCTCAGCCTGTGGTTGCTGGCGCGCCATCCCGAAGCGCAGGCCACGCTGCGGCGGGAGCTGGCCACGGTGCTGGGAGGCCGCGAGCCCACGGTGGCGGACCTGCCTTCACTGCCGTACTGCGAGCAGGTGGTGAAGGAGTCGCTGCGTCTGTATCCGCCCGCGTGGGGCATGAGCCGGGTGGCGGAAGCAGACGACCGGATGGACGGAGTGCAGGTCCCCGCCGGAACGGTGGTCGCGTGGTCCCAGTGGGCGCTGCACCGGAACGCGAGTCACTTCCCGGAGCCAGAGGCCTTTCGTCCCGAGCGCTGGGCGGACGGGCTGGAGCGCCGCATCCCACGCTTCGCGTACTGTCCCTTCGGAGGCGGCCCCCGGCTCTGCATCGGCGCGGGCTCCGCGCTGATGGTCATCCGCCTGGTGCTGGCCACGGTGCTCCAGCGCTTCCAGTTCGAAGCAGCGCCAGGGCCCGCGCCGGAGGTCCTCCCCGCCATCACCCTGCGCCCGAAGGGCGGCATCCCGCTCACGCCGCGGGAATCCGCTGGACGCCATGCCCGGTGTTTCCCAGGCTTGCGCCCATGA
- a CDS encoding propionate--CoA ligase — protein MGSYRDFYRRSIEAPDAFWEEQARLIDWERPFDAVLDASRPPFARWFVGGRTNLCHNAVDRHLATRADQPALVFESTETDQRRQYTYAQLHAEVNRTAAMLRSLGVKRGDRVIVYMPMVPEAVFALLACTRLGAIHSVVFGGFAAHSLALRIDDAKPVLLVTADAGMRAGRVVPYKPLVDEALSLAKHPPARVLVLDRGLVPHSPVTPERDVDFATLGREHEGARVPVEWLESSEPSYILYTSGTTGKPKGVQRDTGGYAVALAASMRHIYTGQPGEVMFTASDIGWVVGHSYIVYGPLLNGMTTVLYEGLPIRPDAAVWWRLIEQYRVSVMFTSPTAIRILKKQDAAFLKRHDTSSLRYLFLAGEPLDAPTHAWISDALPSTQVLDNYWQTETGWPILGPVPGVEPRKRKLGSPGAAIYGYRVKLVDGLSGEEVTAADQKGVLVIQPPLPPGCLSTVWGDDARFVSTYFSSFDTPLYNTFDWATRDADGDYFILGRTDDVINVAGHRLGTREIEEAISGHPAIAEVAVVGVKDELKGQVVMAFAVPRDPARLHREEDRDALSREVMDTVGRTLGAVARPAAVYVVANLPKTRSGKLLRRSIQAVAEAREPGDLTTIEDPGALEGIQAALKARPPKA, from the coding sequence ATGGGCAGCTATCGGGACTTCTACCGCCGCTCCATCGAAGCGCCGGACGCGTTCTGGGAGGAGCAGGCCCGGCTCATCGACTGGGAGCGGCCGTTCGACGCCGTGCTGGACGCCTCCCGGCCGCCCTTCGCGCGCTGGTTCGTCGGCGGGCGCACCAACCTGTGCCACAACGCGGTGGACCGGCACCTGGCCACCCGGGCGGACCAGCCGGCGCTCGTCTTCGAGTCCACCGAGACGGACCAGCGCCGCCAGTACACCTACGCGCAGCTGCACGCGGAGGTGAACCGGACGGCGGCCATGCTGCGCTCGCTGGGCGTCAAGCGCGGGGACCGCGTCATCGTCTACATGCCCATGGTGCCGGAGGCCGTCTTCGCGCTGCTCGCCTGCACGCGGCTGGGGGCCATCCACTCGGTGGTGTTCGGCGGCTTCGCGGCGCACAGCCTGGCCCTGCGCATCGACGACGCGAAGCCCGTCCTGCTGGTGACGGCGGACGCGGGCATGCGCGCGGGCCGCGTCGTCCCCTACAAGCCGCTGGTGGACGAGGCCCTCTCGCTCGCGAAGCACCCGCCCGCGCGCGTGCTGGTGCTGGACCGGGGGCTCGTTCCCCACAGCCCCGTCACGCCGGAGCGCGACGTGGACTTCGCCACGCTGGGCCGCGAGCACGAAGGGGCGCGGGTTCCGGTGGAGTGGCTGGAGTCATCGGAGCCCAGCTACATCCTCTACACGTCCGGCACCACCGGGAAGCCCAAGGGCGTGCAGCGCGACACGGGCGGCTACGCGGTGGCGCTGGCCGCGTCCATGCGCCACATCTACACGGGCCAGCCCGGCGAGGTGATGTTCACCGCCTCCGACATCGGCTGGGTGGTGGGCCACTCGTACATCGTCTATGGCCCGCTGCTGAACGGCATGACGACGGTGCTCTACGAAGGCCTGCCCATCCGGCCGGATGCCGCCGTCTGGTGGCGGCTCATCGAGCAGTACCGGGTGAGCGTGATGTTCACGTCTCCCACCGCCATCCGCATCCTGAAGAAGCAGGACGCGGCGTTCCTGAAGCGCCACGACACGTCCAGCCTGCGCTACCTGTTCCTCGCCGGTGAGCCGCTGGACGCGCCCACGCACGCGTGGATTTCAGACGCGCTGCCGTCCACGCAGGTGCTGGACAACTACTGGCAGACGGAGACGGGCTGGCCCATCCTCGGGCCCGTCCCCGGGGTGGAGCCGCGCAAGCGCAAGCTGGGCTCACCGGGCGCGGCCATCTACGGCTACCGCGTGAAGCTGGTGGACGGGCTGAGCGGCGAAGAGGTGACGGCGGCGGACCAGAAGGGCGTGCTGGTGATTCAACCGCCGCTGCCGCCGGGCTGTCTGTCCACGGTGTGGGGCGACGACGCGAGATTCGTCTCCACGTACTTCTCCAGCTTCGACACGCCCCTCTACAACACGTTCGACTGGGCCACGCGCGACGCGGACGGGGACTACTTCATCCTGGGCCGCACCGACGACGTCATCAACGTGGCGGGCCACCGGCTGGGCACGCGTGAGATTGAAGAGGCCATCAGCGGCCACCCGGCCATCGCGGAGGTGGCGGTGGTGGGCGTGAAGGATGAGCTCAAGGGCCAGGTGGTGATGGCCTTCGCCGTGCCCAGGGACCCCGCGCGCCTGCACCGCGAGGAGGACCGGGACGCCCTCTCACGCGAGGTGATGGACACGGTGGGCCGGACGCTGGGCGCCGTGGCCCGCCCCGCGGCGGTGTACGTGGTGGCGAACCTGCCGAAGACGCGCTCCGGGAAGCTGCTCCGCCGGAGCATCCAGGCGGTGGCGGAGGCCCGCGAGCCGGGCGACCTCACCACCATCGAGGACCCGGGCGCGCTGGAAGGCATCCAGGCCGCGCTCAAGGCGCGGCCCCCGAAGGCTTGA
- a CDS encoding M4 family metallopeptidase, with the protein MRIRHYASLASFLLLGSACGPTDTAENTAQTDAQGSALAAKPMRGDGLRQLQAQRPGFLKGAGELSSRRFHVDGHGQAHERLSQTFQGVPVFGAAAIVHLDSNGAIAGVTDKLVRDLKVDTSPKLRAQEAIERAVAGQEAMGSVVTGAPRADLQILADSKDTRLTWRVQLETTDVDGLPSMPNVFIDARTGDSVWAFDNLQTTRNRKTYTAKNRTTLPGTLVRGEGQGASGDAVLDQAHDNAGFTYDFYSSVFGRDSYDGLGTALTSSVHYSKNYVNAFWNGTQMVYGDGDGSQSSALTVLDVVGHELTHAVTDTSSELIYANESGALNEAMSDIFGASIEAYRDGAVTANTWKIGEECWTPATAGDALRYMNDPAIAGDYDYYPTRYTGTSDSGGVHWNSGIANLAFHLMVNGGTHPRGKTSNVVPALDANSYASIMKGAAIFYRANTVYLTPGSTFADARGATAQAAQDLYGASAVTSVNEAWSAVGVAAPPVWTTLATLTNVSGARNSNTHLSYVKPSGATAMRFALAGGTGDADLYVKFGSAPTTTSYDCRSAGASSDETCTLNGAQSGTYYVLIRGYSAFSGATFTVSSGQ; encoded by the coding sequence GTGCGCATCCGTCACTACGCCTCGCTCGCGTCCTTCCTGCTGCTGGGAAGCGCCTGTGGTCCCACCGACACCGCTGAAAACACTGCTCAGACGGACGCGCAGGGCAGCGCGCTGGCCGCGAAGCCCATGCGCGGCGACGGCCTCCGCCAGCTCCAGGCGCAGCGCCCCGGCTTCCTCAAGGGAGCAGGCGAGCTGAGCTCGCGGCGCTTCCACGTGGACGGGCATGGCCAGGCGCATGAGCGCCTCTCGCAGACGTTCCAGGGCGTGCCTGTCTTTGGCGCGGCGGCCATCGTCCACCTGGACTCGAACGGCGCGATCGCGGGCGTGACGGACAAGCTCGTGCGCGACCTCAAGGTGGACACCTCTCCCAAGCTCCGGGCCCAGGAGGCCATCGAGCGCGCCGTGGCCGGGCAGGAGGCCATGGGCAGCGTGGTCACGGGCGCGCCCCGCGCGGACCTGCAGATCCTCGCCGACAGCAAGGACACCCGGCTGACGTGGCGCGTGCAGTTGGAGACGACGGACGTGGACGGCCTGCCCTCCATGCCGAATGTCTTCATCGACGCGCGCACCGGTGACTCCGTCTGGGCTTTCGACAACCTCCAGACCACCCGCAACCGGAAGACCTACACGGCGAAGAACCGCACCACGCTGCCCGGCACGCTGGTGCGCGGCGAGGGCCAGGGCGCCTCTGGTGACGCGGTGCTGGACCAGGCCCACGACAACGCGGGCTTCACGTACGACTTCTACTCCAGCGTGTTCGGCCGGGACAGCTACGACGGGCTGGGCACCGCGCTCACCTCCAGCGTCCACTACAGCAAGAACTACGTGAACGCGTTCTGGAACGGGACGCAGATGGTCTACGGCGACGGTGACGGCTCGCAGTCCAGCGCGCTCACGGTGCTGGACGTGGTGGGCCACGAGCTGACCCACGCCGTCACGGACACGTCCTCGGAGCTCATCTACGCCAACGAGTCCGGCGCGCTGAACGAGGCCATGTCCGACATCTTCGGCGCCTCCATCGAGGCGTACCGGGACGGCGCCGTCACCGCCAACACCTGGAAGATTGGCGAGGAGTGCTGGACGCCGGCCACCGCGGGCGACGCGCTCCGCTACATGAACGACCCGGCCATCGCGGGGGACTACGACTACTACCCCACGCGCTACACCGGCACGTCCGACAGCGGCGGCGTGCACTGGAACTCCGGCATCGCGAACCTGGCGTTCCACCTGATGGTCAACGGCGGCACGCACCCGCGCGGCAAGACGAGCAACGTGGTGCCGGCGCTCGACGCCAACAGCTACGCCAGCATCATGAAGGGCGCGGCCATCTTCTACCGCGCGAACACCGTCTACCTGACGCCGGGCAGCACCTTCGCCGACGCGCGCGGCGCCACCGCGCAGGCGGCCCAGGACCTGTACGGCGCCAGCGCCGTCACGTCCGTCAACGAGGCCTGGAGCGCCGTGGGCGTGGCCGCGCCGCCGGTGTGGACGACCCTCGCCACGCTGACCAACGTCTCCGGCGCCCGCAACAGCAACACCCATCTGAGCTACGTGAAGCCCTCCGGCGCCACCGCGATGCGCTTCGCGCTGGCGGGCGGCACGGGTGACGCGGACCTCTACGTGAAGTTCGGCAGCGCGCCCACGACCACCAGCTACGACTGCCGCTCCGCGGGCGCCAGCAGCGACGAGACCTGCACCCTCAACGGCGCGCAGTCCGGCACGTACTACGTGCTCATCCGCGGCTACAGCGCCTTCTCCGGCGCCACCTTCACGGTGAGCTCCGGGCAGTAG